CTATTCTGAGAATACAAATGTGGGATGTTTGAGTAGCCTCCCCCACTACCCCTTACACGATTTTCTGTGGACCCTCACACCGCACtacagtaataataataataataataataataataataataataataataataataataataataataataataataataataataataataataataataataataattaaatgcgtttttaatcttattattttgttcaaaataaaCTCTTAATTCTCCTATTTTTAAAATCGAGTTTTTAATTTTCATGTTTTACAACTTTTGAGCTTTTAAGAGtcctcttctatttttttatatcgcGATTTACTCGTTAATGATGTAACAATAATGTAGCAGAATTAGATCAAACAAAATTGTGTTTAAGGcttatgtttttgaaattttttcgaATAAGAAATAATGAAATAGATATTAATTAATATGGATTTAGTTTTCAAAATtcgtttttaaaaatagaaagactaaaaattaattttaaataaaataaaagaacgaAGAATACTATTAAGTCTAATAATAATTGTGGTGATCCCCGGGTTTAACTACCCATTAAGAATATGTCACATTTCggatagtaataaaaatataataaaaataaaaatataataataataatatataataataataatctataataacaataataataattttatcctttttaattttaataaaatatttttgtatattaatttgaatgaataaattttattttaataaaaataaataatttaaaatctatGACACCTATTGAAAAATAGTGAATAtcgatattataaaataaaaaaaataaataaataaatataaaaatgacaacttgaaatgattgatggtttaatattagtatattcaatcaataataataataatagtaataatgtgGAAATGCACATAAAAAGCACTATATAAAGCCATGTTAGGAGAAGTTCATCATTGTCTCAAGAGCTCCTCATCCTCTTGACTTGTTAGTGAACATTTGttgagaataataaaaaaaaaagtgagataTATAGTAAGAGTTAGCGTtgagaaaaagagaaataaaatagtgttgtgaTGGGGAACGTAGACTATGCGTACACATGTTCTTCGGTTGAAGAGAGTGTGCAGCGAGTAGCTGTACCACCTGATCAGCCATTTTTGAAGTCTATGAAATATTCACTGAAAGAGACTTTCTTTCCAGATGATCCTTTGAGGAGGTTTAAGAATCAACCACCTTCAAAAAAGTTTATCCTCGCTCTTCAATATTTCTTCCCAATATTTGAATGGGCACCTAACTACAGTTTTCAGTTCTTGAAATCTGATCTCATAGCTGGAATCACTATTGCTAGCTTAGCTATTCCTCAAGGCATTAGTTATGCCAAACTCGCCAACCTTCCTCCAATTCTTGGACTATGTAACTAACTACTTGATAAATGATCTtctctaaataaatttaactttataaactcaacagtaaaatatttaattaattaatgtgcagaTTCGAGCTTTATACCACCGTTGATTTATGCAATGATGGGTAGTTCAAGGGATTTAGCAGTTGGGACAGTGGCAGTTGGATCTCTTCTAATGGGTTCCATGTTGGGCAGTGAAGTTAATCCCAACCAAAATCCAAAGCTTTTTCTCCACCTTGCTTTCACCGCCACATTCTTTGCTGGCGTTTTTCAGGCTTCCTTGGGTCTCTTTAGGTAATTAACAATTCTCTAATCAATCTTCTATTAACTTCTATATATTCAAATTATATCATGAGGGGGTGCATGATGCAGGTTAGGGTTTATCGTGGATTTCCTATCACATGCAGCCATAGTAGGATTCATGGGAGGAGCAGCCACGGTGGTTTGTCTTCAGCAGCTCAAATCGATTTTAGGTCTTGAACATTTCACCCATGCTGCGGATCTCATTTCAGTCTTGCGCTCTGTTTTTACCCAAACTCATCACTGGAGGTGGGAAAGCGCTGTGTTAGGAATTTgcttcattttctttctccttgtcaCAAGATACTTCGTAAGTACTACCTAACACATATTCATTTGCGTAAATTATACTAATATTTTACTACtatatgtattaattaatattgtttctTATTAACTTATGCGTGACGTAGATTTCTAGCTAATTTTAGATGCTCATTCTTTTCACACCAAGAGCTATGACTTTTACACATAATGAATGTTTCTGGAAATGGAATTTCAAAATGAGGTTTGATtaagattaatattaatattaatatcagGCCTACCCTAGCTACTCTTGTTAAGATATAGATAAACAAAGTCAGCAAATTTACTCAGCGGCAATTCacgttaataaaaaatatgaaattactATTTCGTGTATACTACCTAACTAGATTAATTTAACTtattaaaataggaattaacaGTAACGCTGGTTTGTTACGTTGATTAAATTGCAGAGTAAAAAACAACCGAAGTTCTTCTGGGTGTCAGCAATGACGCCGTTGATGTCCGTTATATTGGGAAGTCTGTTGGTTTATTTCACTCATGCTGAGAATCACGGCGTTCAAGTGGTGAGCATTAATttctctattattattattatttagattGTATCTTTTGACAAAAGATACAGTACTATGCAATCTTTTAGGCAATcgaattactaataaaaatgaatgaatttgcATAGTGTATCTTTTGTCCCAACGCGCGCACTTAATCAAACACTGTTTGTTCACTTCTATTGGGTCCAACCCATGCCATCCATTCAATCactatttttattcttatccGGTAGGACCATGCACATGaatcacattttttataaaattgcatACACTTTTAAACTATTCTTCGAGTGATTTGTGTATTGTAATTGTGTAACTAACTGGCACACGTTGATTTGATTAATTCAGATAGGAGAATTGAAGAAAGGAGTAAATCCAGCATCACTCACAGAATTGGTGTTTGTGTCGCCTTATATGACAACGGCTATCAAAACAGGAATTGTCACTGGCATCATAGCTCTTGCGGTAATTAGTACCTCTCAATTTGCCTAATAATAAACTTTGCTACACGGCAACACTATAACATGACTCACttaacataataaaatgtcaCATCCTTAACCAAACAACTATAAAAGGAAACTACACAAGGGAATAACTTTATTATTAGtggagtttttgtttttttgttaaatgttaTCATAGCGTCCTCTTTCATTTGACAATTTTTTAGATACAAGCCAAATTGTGCCTTCAACAAAAGAAAAGCAACATTGTACTACAAAGTTATTTAAATGCCCACCAGATCACATGTCCTTCATCAATGCTCCTAGAGCATATATCATTCATTGTCTCTCTATCTTATATCTATATTCTTTTATGCTTGGTTGCAagcttgttccttgccaaggtTTAGATGAGGTTATAGTCATATGGAATATTGTAGCATTTGTTAGAAGtctttaaatacaaaaattgtcCCCTCACTGAAATAATAGATTTTGGCTTAGTTAGCACTAGTCCAATAAGTGGAATATTAAAGctacacaaatatatttttacacaAAATTTCACAGTAATTTAGATAGTTACTGAATATAATTAATGAATAtacaaaatttgattaattatttttgtatatgATTAATGAATATAATAAGGTGGCGGATCTTATTAACCATCCACTGAATATGATTAAccataatttttgaatattcatatatatatatatattcattaacCATCTAAATTGCTTTTgaatatacataatttttacatatttgaatacacaaaaaattaattattatttttgttcaaatatacttttaaaaattgttgataaCAACGTTcaaaatcttatttatttatattcaatggAAGGTTAATAAATTGCTATATCTTATCATATTTGTCAACCATCTATTAAACTGAATATAATTAaccatttatttgaattttgtcaACAATctaaatttttgtcaaaatttgtGTGTAAAAACAATACAACTCTAAAGCTAAGGTTAAGTGCATATAGGAAATTTTTTGGTAGCTGACAAACATGTACATCAATATGGCAATACCATAGCTGTTATTACAAGATTATAATAGAAAGAGTTGCACTTCTGCTACTCACATCCTTTTAAATCAAGagtatatttttaaatctatGAAATGGCATATGCAATGCCTTTTTTCCAATTAAATGATATATGTAATAGGCAAAGTCCTAGATCTGCTAATTTTGTTAATGTAGATTTCAAAAGGATCTTTGAGTGTTGaatattattaatgatatttttcagGAAGGAATAGCTGTTGGAAGAAGCTTTGCAATGTTTAAAAACTACCATATTGATGGCAACAAAGAGATGATAGCTATTGGAACCATGAACATAGTTGGTTCTTTCACCTCTTGCTACCTCACTACAGGTAAAGATAATCACCAaatgcaatatatatatatatacaatccACTTCATCCACAAGAACAATCAATATTACTTTTACTACATGATCAATTACTGACATTTGtggtataaaaataattatattttcagGACCATTTTCGCGTTCGGCTGTGAACTATAATGCTGGATGCAAGACTGCAGCATCCAACATTGTAATGTCAATTGCAGTCATGTTGACATTGTTGTTCTTGACACCTTTGTTCTATTACACTCCTCTTGTGGTACTAGCAGCTATAATTGTATCTGCAATGCTTGGCCTTATAGATTATGAAGCAGCCATCCATCTGTGGAAGGTCGACAAATTCGATTTTTTCGTATGCATTAGTGCATATATTGGTGTTGTCTTTGGCAGTGTTGAAATTGGCTTAGTCATAGCAGTATGTATCAATGACCTCTTTGTTCTCCCATTTCTAAGTTTGATATACACGTTTGTGAAATTAATATGTGTTTCCTAATGTATATTTAGGTTGCAATATCTGTTCTTAGGATACTGCTATTTATTGCAAGACCAAGGACATTTGTTTTAGGAAAGATTCCAAATTCTGAAATATACAGAAATGTTGAGCATTATCCAAATGCAAACCGTGTTTCTGGAATACTAATTCTAAAGATTGATGCACCAATTTACTTTGCCAATGCAAGCTATTTAAGAGAAAGGTAAGCTACTTtataatttggatttttttctCTATCATGTAAACTTTTTGGCCTAGAATAATTGTGACACACGAgataattgttattattgttcATAGGATCACAAGGTGGATTGATGAAGAGGAAGATAGAATTAAAGCTACAGGGGAGACAAATTTGCagtatattataatagatatgagTGGTGAGTAATGACCCTTTGGGATATCTTAACTAATTaaggatttaatttgtatacgGTGTTAGTGTAGACAAAATTTACGATGTCAATCAATCATAACTATCATATCATAAAAAACATTTGATTTTagtcataattattttaaaatttacatgTATGATTGATTGTGATTTGTTTacggtataatttttttttatattgatagtgTATGAAGATTAAACTTTTCAATTAAAACATGGTTTAGTAGAATTTCTTCCAGTCTAACTTGCAGTGTAATTTTATTGGCAGCTGTTGGGAATATTGATACAAGTGGAATAAGTATGCTTGAAGAGACTAAGAAAATTGCTGAAAGAAGAGAGCAGCAAGTAATTCTTTCTCTCATGTCATTTGTTAATCATGAACCAAAACTTTCTTATAGTCTATTTATTGTACTTGTAgcatttttgttgttgctgttAACCTTGAAATCTTTTCATTCCTATGAGTGCAGCTTGTTTTGGTCAATCCCGGAAGTGAGGTGATGAAGAAACTAAACAAATCCAACTTCCAAAAGGATATAGGAGGAAAATGGATCTATCTGACACTTGAAGAGGCTGTTAGAGCATGTAACTTTATGCTCCATGCATGCAAAACAAATCCCAAAAGAGATGAATCAGAGGGATGGAACAATGTCTGAGCCATATATGAATGCATAGTTTAAAGAGCTCATAAGCTTACTTGTTTTCTTCTCATTTATGTATTACATACCAATATGTGCCATGAGAGTTTGTGAATCATGCCACTAAATATTTAGAGCCATAGGAAAATGAAAGATGTATGAGTCTTAAAGTTTTTAAACTTGCATCCTAAGTTGGAAAAAATCTCCTATATAAGTTGTTGAGTAATTATGCAACATGCTTGTGTTAATGTATTCAAatgttaaaattgaaaatgccCTTTGAAAACGTTTTGGAATTGGAGCAAATTAAAGCGGATTATTTTTCATAAGGTAGGACCTAAAAAAAACCTTCAACGTTGTTAAATACATACATATCttaaagtaaatataaaaatatcagaCAATAAATTAccagtaataaataaataaaatcttagaTGCGGAATTATGAAGTATTGATGTAGACATACACACAACTACGACACTaacatatatttgataaaatggAAACCATTGAAAGTAACCCCAAGTGTCCGTGTTAGATCCCAGAAAAGTGAAGAGTTGGTGATATATAAATGAGAAGtgttagacaaaaaaaaaacgtgTTAGAAATCATACTAATATATCTCATTAAATATGCCAATGCATTCAAGTCAAATGTCTTCACTTCTGATCAAACTATGGATTGAAGGTACAATCAATTATAATATGATACAGGTAaccaatcacaagaaaatgacTTTATACATCTCCCACTGCACTAAACCAGAAATAAAGGAAGGCAttattcaaaatcaaatataaacaaaaagataagaaaaagaAATGGCAAAGTTTCATCCTAGCCTCTTCTTACGAATACATGAGGCACAACATGTACAGCAGGATCAAAACATGATTTATAGGGTCTTAAAAAGCATCTATAGAAAGGAAAATATACAAACAAGAAAGCTAATGTCTCAAAAACTTGAAACTATGGTCAAAATCAATCTCCCTTGGTTGGTGGTCTTATACATGCACAAAAAggtgtatttttcttcttattttggTGGTTGGTTCTTGTCCCACCGTAGAGATAATCCCGCAAAAGTACTCTTGTACTTCGTTCAGCCATACGAGTTTTCTCTTTGGTTTCTTTTCTATCATTGAGTTTCAAAAGAAGAAACTGCAGCCTTTGCACCTCCAACTGAAGTTGTCCTATTTTTTCTGATACTCTCTGTGCCTGTTCTGAAACTCTCCTCCTGCTAACACTTCCACTCTCATCTGGCACTTCTGAAGCATTCCCGGCTGAAGAAAACGTACCCTCTTCTGCACTCTTCACCAGCTTGTGGTTTGCATCAAACAACTTTGTGACAGTCTCCTGTGCAGCTTCAAGCTGTCCTTTAACTGTATCATACTCGACACCTTTTCCCTTTGTGCTCTTCTCTGTAGTTTCCACTTTATTCATCAAATCTTGTATGGTTATTTGAAGGTTTGTTAACTTCTGCGCATCGGAATCAAGTCTTTCCAAAACCTTGTTCTTGTTGCCTTCTTCACGCGGCCGTGTCAATCTTCTTGAGATCTCTAACTTATCCACACTCAATTCCTTTTCTGCCAAGGAATCTCCTGAAGGATGTTTATTGTAGGGTTTCTTAGCTGCTCCTTTTTTAGGATAATCTTCTGCTGGTTCCGCCGCTAACTTAATAGCACCATCCTTATCAACCGTTTCCCACAACTCAAGCATATGATCATCAGCCTCAAGAGTTCCCCTCCTGCTTATGCCATATGACGAACATTCAGATATTTGATCAAGCATGATGTCTTTTGGAAGTACTTCAATCTCAGTTACAGGATTATCTGGCCTTGACATCAACATCTTCTGTTCATTCTCCTTTGCTTCGTCCACTTGAGCAACATGCTTGAAACTTTCATTTAACTTCTTAACTGCCATTGAAATTTCATCGATCCTCCGCTGTAGGTGTTGGAAATCAAGGAATGGATCTGGTGCCGTAGTAGACTGATCATCAATTTGTTGACCATTTTCAGTGTTTTGGTAATTCACTAAATTTTTAACCTGGAAATGGTGATCATAGGGcgaataaaatcaaattatatccaaaaaaaggaaataatagttGGCTGCAAGGTGAAAAAGGAGGAAAGTAATTCCGCTCTGTCACAAAATCATCGACCAATGACATGTCATTAACATACAAGGAAGCAGCAGCCTACATTACTACAAAGTTCCCTAGCATTGAAACACAAAAAATATGGGGGAAAATAGTTTCCGATTATGTTACCACATATTCCTGGCATAAAGGTTCTAACTAAGTCACGAGTTTCAAAGTCACAACCAAGTACTGGAAAAATATGTTAATACCTCCGGTTTTACATAGTCATGATGTTTTGCATATCCAAGAGTCTGCATCTCAAGAGATGTTACAGAATCATTCAAAGCACAGATAGCTGGGACATAAGCAGCTAATTGATCACACAGTCTCCCATTTTCACCTTCCAACTTGCTaactaattctttcatctgttCACTTTCCACGTCTTTCGAGCAGTTTATGCGCTCAAGATGCTCACATGTATCAGCTAGCTCACAGGTCTTCCCTTCGAATAGTGTTCCATTGACAGCAGAAATCTGCAGTTCAGTATAAATTTCTGCAGCCTGAGTTTCCCATTGTTCAATCTCATTTATTCCTTCATGAACTTGATAACTTAGCTTTGTTTCCCTCAGTTTAGTTTCTTCAAGTTCTTGGTGTAGGCACTTCATTTCAGACTCCAATTTCTGGTTTGCTTCACCAAGGCATTCAAGCTCTTCATTCTGACGATCCTTGTCGGAGGACAATTGGAAAATTTGGTTAGCTTTCTCTTCAAGTTTCCCACTTGCATCATTGTATCTAATCTTCAGATCTTCCACCGTACTTTGTAATTCTGTTTTCTCAGTGTGTAAAGCATGGAAGATCTTGGCCGCTTCCAAAAGCTCATTTTCCTTATGACACAATGCTTCCCTTTCATTCATAATCTGACTACTCAATTGATCATTGACAGATTCAACTAAATTCAATTCAACATTTGACTTTACAAATAACTCTTTAAGATGAAAATTTTCCATTTctgaattttctattttttgtgcCATTATCTTCAATCTCTCCTCAAGGTTATTATTTTCTAAACAGAGGTTATCACGTTCTTGACCAAGCTGTTTAAGTTCCAGGTGTTTTTCAAAGATAATATTCTGGTAAACAACTGAAATATTAGATTGAACTAATGTTTCACGGAACAGGACACAAATTTCTTCTTCCAAGTTACCCTTCTCCTGACTGAGATCTTTAAATCTTCCCATCAACGATTTCTTCTCTTCGGATATCGTGCAACTTTCTTCCTGTAAGTTTTTGCGACTCTTTTCCAAGTCTGATAGCTCTTTGCATAGATTCCCAATTTCAGTTGTCATTCCCTCCATTTTCTCTTCTCCTTTGTTTATTGTTAACTTCAACTCCTGATTCTTTTCCAATACCTTTTGGAACTCTATTTGCAATGCCATGAACTGCTTAGACTGTATCCTGGACTCATTATCAAGCATGCCTTTTTCTATCACAAGATTTTCTACCTTTTGTTTCAACTGGTCAATAAATGTAATCATAATTGAATTCTCAATGGCCATGTCATGGCTTTCGTTGAAAGTTGAGTCAAAAGACTTTTGTCTCTCCTCTAGTTTTCCGTGTATATGGTTCAAGAGAATCTGGTCTTTGTCAAGCCTATCTTCAAAGAAATGCATGCCGTTATTGTCAAGAGTCTTCAACACCTGAAGCAGCCCAATCCTCAGTATGTTAATTTTCTCAGACAAAGAATCCACATCAACCTGCTTTTGAATATTTTCAGTTTCCAATTTAGAAATCATTCTGTCAGACATTTTGGACGCCTCTGAAAGTCTCCGACACTCAACTAGAAGGGAAAAGTTCTTTTTCTCCATATCGTGGATGCAACTCTGCAAGATGAAAATTTCGATTTGAGAATTTATAGCTTTATCCAGCTCCTCCTCATATTCTTCTTTACGGCACTTCGCGTCCTCGTGCAGAATATGAATTTGTAATTCCTTGCTCGTCACTTCGTCTTCATTCAATTTCACAACTCTGCTATGTTCTTCCCTCACGGAATATAGGGAAACCAACAGCTCTTCCACCTTTTGAAGAGCAGACTCCCTTTCTCCTTGTAGTTCCAAATGCTTTAGTTCCAAATCATTGTGTTGTTGTTCAAGATCTTTCAGCATTTCGTGAGTGGTGTTCAACTGTGAAACTAATACTTCTTTCTCCGAAAAGATACCAGACTTCTCATGGTCAAGTAACTGGCATGTCTCTTCTAAGATATTGGACTTTGCCCTTAATCCATCAAGTTCAGCATTGACATCAAATAGTGAATTTTCCAAAAGCTTGTTATTTTCTGAGATTTTCTCCAGCTTTTCAGTTGCGGCTTGTAATTGAGAAAACAAGGTGGCCTTCTCAGAAGCGAGAATTGATTTCTCCACAATCAGAGACTCGCACCTTTCTTCCAAGACATTTACCTTTCCTCTGACACTATCCAACTCGGAATTCAAGTCTGAAAGGGAATTCTCCAAAACATGATTTTTCTCCAAAAGTTTCTCCATGGTTTCCAATTTCACCAAAAGAGCTGCTTTCTCATCTTTGTCAGCCTCACATGTCTCCTTCAGCTTCGAGTTCTCGTCTTGCAATTTTTTCACAGATGAGCCAAAGCACTGTGGATCTAAGTCAGCTGACCTGACCTCCTCCATCATAGCTTGGTGTTTTTTATTCATATCATTAAGCTCCTCTTTAAGACAATAAATTTCTTGCTGAAGAGCATTTCTTTCATTGAGTCGCAACTCAACCTCCTGTTCAAGTTTCTCTATTGTCTCCTTCAAATTCAACACCTCATCCTGCAAAGTTTTTATAGACAAAGATGATGAAATTTTGAGCTCATTTAGAATTTTGTTTTCCTCATTGACTCTGTGCACTTCATCCTCTAGAGCCTGCTTATGCGATTCCACGTTCCCCAGTATTTCCACTTTACCATGAAGATCAGAAGCAATAGCTCTAAGTTCTTCCTGAGATTGAGAATGCAAATGCTGAAGAGTTTGGAAAGCAGTTTCAGCTTCAACAAATCGCAGTCTCTCCTCTTGTATGCAACTCCAAAGTCTACCCAATTCTTTCTGCTTCTCATTAAGTTCTTCACTTTGAGATCCCACCTTTTGTGCCAAAGACTGTAATTCAGACTCTAGAGCGTGATTTGACGCTTCCAAAAGAAGACACTTCTCTTCAGAACCGCGTAACTTTTCAACCTCATCGTCTATCTTTGAATATAACCTACGCACCTCCTCTTCAGCACAAGAGAGTTTATATTCCAAACTGGAAATTATCTCCAAGCATTGCTGATATCGGAGAGCAGCGTCGTCCTTTTCTTCATTAAGTTTAGTAACTTCCAACCTCAAAGCCTCAATTTCATTTTCAGCTATATTAGCTTGCTCATTAATCCTTCTAGCGTTCTCCTCAGTTTCTTTTAATCTCTCCTCCATTTTTGATAATGTCTCCAAGCACTGTTTGTATTGAACAAGGGCAGCTTCCTTTTCAGCTTCTACTCGAGTGAGGTCCTGCTTCAAGGACTCAACTTCAGTTTCAGCTCTAGTAGCACGTTCATTAAATGCTCCTGCATCCTTCTgagcaaaagaaatatttttctctaGATTAGTTATTTTCTCCAAGCATTCCTGGTACTGAAGAAGATTAGCTTCCCTTTCAGCCTGTAATTTGATTACCGcttctttcaattcttgaacTTTGGCTTCTGCTTTACTTGCTCGTTCATCAAGTCTTTTAGAATTCTCTTGTGCAGAACATACTTCTAATTCAAGATTAGACAATTTCTCCACACTCTGCTGATACTGAAGCAAACCAgcttccttttcttcttctaatttggCAAGGACTTTCTTTAAGGCCGAAATTTCTGCCTCAGCTTTTATCATGCGTTCAGACTCGGACAAGACTTGAGCCTTAGTGCCGTGGCCTCCATTGTTTAGCTCACTACTCTCCTCTTTCGTCTCTAAAAAATTGAGCGCCCTTCTAGCATGCCCTTCCGCAAACTTTGCATGTTCTTGAGGGATGAAGAGATCATTGAGCTGTTTCAACCCTGTCTTGTTCAAAGCAGAATTATGTTCTTCACTTTCAGCTCCATTTCTTTTGAAAGCATTAATGTCCTTTTCTGATTCATCTGAGTTACGAAATGTACGTGAAGGGTGGCGCGTATCTGGAGTACGTGGCTCGGTCTCCGTGGAAGGTAAATCATCTGTGAGCATCATCGGAACTTGATTAGGAAATGCTTCGGTCATGGTCCTATGAGCATGGCGGATCACTCCAGTTGCATGATCATATCTTTCAGCCAATGCCCGGTATGCCCTATAAAACTCTTCGACCATTTTCATAAGCTCTGGCCGTTTTTTATAATACATTTCTGCTCTCCTGGCAAAGGAATCTGCATCTTCTTCAATGAGCTTTATCATTTGCTTCACCTTGACATCCATATCTGCACAACCCAAGATATCATCGTGATAAGTTCAAATGATGGATGatagcaaaaaaataaatacgGCCATATCTTTCTTGGTAACTAAACGaataaaacatattatttaAGTTGTAATAAACGAAGCAGATTTGGTTACATTTTCTAAAACAACATAAATCACGTCTCCTCATGCTTCAACATCTATAgttaaaaaaggaaaagaattttgaacaagatagaaaaataacaaagatgaattaaaaaataaatgtaaatacAAACTTGCAGTTTTGAAAAAATGCTTCCATAAAAATCGATATTACCCAGCTTTATAAAGTCTCAACTTGAGTGCATACTATAACTGCCAGAAAATTCCTAAGGGAGACAAATAGACTTAAATCAGATTATATCATTGTCAGACATTGATGAAATATACTTCTATTGTCCATTGATTCATTCCAATACTCTAAAAGCTCTTTTTTGCAGAAAAACACACTTCCACACGAAAACTTTTAAGGCGCCATAGCATTATCAGTAATTAATAACACAGCAAAAAAGTAAATTACGCTCAATTTAACTTACTTTGAAGTTTAATGTCCAACAATTATTTCCATTTATTTCCCTTATAGGTGTGTGTGTCGGTGTTTGACACCGACAGGACACTAACGCGCTGTATTTTCCTAAATTATTACTggtaattgattttatttaccATGTATGTGTCAGTGTTTCATAGTAGATAAGAACAAACAACAAATGGTGCAACTCAACCTCCAACCATGAGGTTTCAAGTCATAATATGTTAAAAAGAACTACTAAGGGGTTATTACCTGTAAGATTTTCTTGGAGCCATTTTGAGTTCTTAGGGCTTATATGGCTATCCCACCACCAAGAATACATTCTCCTAGAATCTGCATGAGACAAAGTCGCCATCCCTCCAACAAAGGACACTCACACCACCACTTTAGTGTTGTGA
The genomic region above belongs to Cicer arietinum cultivar CDC Frontier isolate Library 1 chromosome 4, Cicar.CDCFrontier_v2.0, whole genome shotgun sequence and contains:
- the LOC101497174 gene encoding sulfate transporter 3.1 codes for the protein MGNVDYAYTCSSVEESVQRVAVPPDQPFLKSMKYSLKETFFPDDPLRRFKNQPPSKKFILALQYFFPIFEWAPNYSFQFLKSDLIAGITIASLAIPQGISYAKLANLPPILGLYSSFIPPLIYAMMGSSRDLAVGTVAVGSLLMGSMLGSEVNPNQNPKLFLHLAFTATFFAGVFQASLGLFRLGFIVDFLSHAAIVGFMGGAATVVCLQQLKSILGLEHFTHAADLISVLRSVFTQTHHWRWESAVLGICFIFFLLVTRYFSKKQPKFFWVSAMTPLMSVILGSLLVYFTHAENHGVQVIGELKKGVNPASLTELVFVSPYMTTAIKTGIVTGIIALAEGIAVGRSFAMFKNYHIDGNKEMIAIGTMNIVGSFTSCYLTTGPFSRSAVNYNAGCKTAASNIVMSIAVMLTLLFLTPLFYYTPLVVLAAIIVSAMLGLIDYEAAIHLWKVDKFDFFVCISAYIGVVFGSVEIGLVIAVAISVLRILLFIARPRTFVLGKIPNSEIYRNVEHYPNANRVSGILILKIDAPIYFANASYLRERITRWIDEEEDRIKATGETNLQYIIIDMSAVGNIDTSGISMLEETKKIAERREQQLVLVNPGSEVMKKLNKSNFQKDIGGKWIYLTLEEAVRACNFMLHACKTNPKRDESEGWNNV
- the LOC101497505 gene encoding protein NETWORKED 1D, with the translated sequence MATLSHADSRRMYSWWWDSHISPKNSKWLQENLTDMDVKVKQMIKLIEEDADSFARRAEMYYKKRPELMKMVEEFYRAYRALAERYDHATGVIRHAHRTMTEAFPNQVPMMLTDDLPSTETEPRTPDTRHPSRTFRNSDESEKDINAFKRNGAESEEHNSALNKTGLKQLNDLFIPQEHAKFAEGHARRALNFLETKEESSELNNGGHGTKAQVLSESERMIKAEAEISALKKVLAKLEEEKEAGLLQYQQSVEKLSNLELEVCSAQENSKRLDERASKAEAKVQELKEAVIKLQAEREANLLQYQECLEKITNLEKNISFAQKDAGAFNERATRAETEVESLKQDLTRVEAEKEAALVQYKQCLETLSKMEERLKETEENARRINEQANIAENEIEALRLEVTKLNEEKDDAALRYQQCLEIISSLEYKLSCAEEEVRRLYSKIDDEVEKLRGSEEKCLLLEASNHALESELQSLAQKVGSQSEELNEKQKELGRLWSCIQEERLRFVEAETAFQTLQHLHSQSQEELRAIASDLHGKVEILGNVESHKQALEDEVHRVNEENKILNELKISSSLSIKTLQDEVLNLKETIEKLEQEVELRLNERNALQQEIYCLKEELNDMNKKHQAMMEEVRSADLDPQCFGSSVKKLQDENSKLKETCEADKDEKAALLVKLETMEKLLEKNHVLENSLSDLNSELDSVRGKVNVLEERCESLIVEKSILASEKATLFSQLQAATEKLEKISENNKLLENSLFDVNAELDGLRAKSNILEETCQLLDHEKSGIFSEKEVLVSQLNTTHEMLKDLEQQHNDLELKHLELQGERESALQKVEELLVSLYSVREEHSRVVKLNEDEVTSKELQIHILHEDAKCRKEEYEEELDKAINSQIEIFILQSCIHDMEKKNFSLLVECRRLSEASKMSDRMISKLETENIQKQVDVDSLSEKINILRIGLLQVLKTLDNNGMHFFEDRLDKDQILLNHIHGKLEERQKSFDSTFNESHDMAIENSIMITFIDQLKQKVENLVIEKGMLDNESRIQSKQFMALQIEFQKVLEKNQELKLTINKGEEKMEGMTTEIGNLCKELSDLEKSRKNLQEESCTISEEKKSLMGRFKDLSQEKGNLEEEICVLFRETLVQSNISVVYQNIIFEKHLELKQLGQERDNLCLENNNLEERLKIMAQKIENSEMENFHLKELFVKSNVELNLVESVNDQLSSQIMNEREALCHKENELLEAAKIFHALHTEKTELQSTVEDLKIRYNDASGKLEEKANQIFQLSSDKDRQNEELECLGEANQKLESEMKCLHQELEETKLRETKLSYQVHEGINEIEQWETQAAEIYTELQISAVNGTLFEGKTCELADTCEHLERINCSKDVESEQMKELVSKLEGENGRLCDQLAAYVPAICALNDSVTSLEMQTLGYAKHHDYVKPEVKNLVNYQNTENGQQIDDQSTTAPDPFLDFQHLQRRIDEISMAVKKLNESFKHVAQVDEAKENEQKMLMSRPDNPVTEIEVLPKDIMLDQISECSSYGISRRGTLEADDHMLELWETVDKDGAIKLAAEPAEDYPKKGAAKKPYNKHPSGDSLAEKELSVDKLEISRRLTRPREEGNKNKVLERLDSDAQKLTNLQITIQDLMNKVETTEKSTKGKGVEYDTVKGQLEAAQETVTKLFDANHKLVKSAEEGTFSSAGNASEVPDESGSVSRRRVSEQAQRVSEKIGQLQLEVQRLQFLLLKLNDRKETKEKTRMAERSTRVLLRDYLYGGTRTNHQNKKKNTPFCACIRPPTKGD